A genomic region of Actinomycetota bacterium contains the following coding sequences:
- a CDS encoding ABC transporter ATP-binding protein translates to MLAVENLEVVYEDVILVLKGVSLRVPDGEIVALLGANGAGKTTLLRALTGLLDVHRGEIRKGSITLDGQPLRGAPSADIVNAGISQVMEGRRVFAEFTVEENLRVGGHTNTRNIKTNFERVYELFPRLAERRKQVAGYLSGGEQQMLAIGRALMADPRYLLLDEPSLGLAPLIMRSIRDLIVQINGQGTGILLVEQNANLALSIASHGYIMETGKIVMDKPAAELREDEDVKEFYLGLRKEGDVKSFRDVKHYKRRKRWLS, encoded by the coding sequence GTGTTGGCGGTCGAGAACCTCGAGGTCGTCTACGAGGACGTCATCCTCGTCCTGAAGGGCGTCAGCCTCCGGGTTCCGGACGGGGAGATCGTGGCGCTCCTCGGCGCCAACGGGGCGGGGAAGACGACGTTGCTGCGTGCGCTCACCGGTCTGCTCGACGTGCACCGAGGCGAGATCCGCAAGGGCAGCATCACCCTCGACGGCCAGCCGCTGCGGGGCGCCCCGAGCGCCGACATCGTCAACGCCGGCATCAGCCAGGTCATGGAGGGTCGGCGGGTCTTCGCGGAGTTCACCGTCGAAGAGAACCTGCGGGTCGGGGGGCACACCAACACCCGCAACATCAAGACGAACTTCGAGCGCGTCTACGAGCTGTTCCCGCGGCTCGCTGAGCGTCGCAAGCAGGTCGCGGGCTACCTGTCGGGTGGTGAGCAGCAGATGCTCGCCATCGGACGCGCATTGATGGCCGACCCCCGCTACCTGCTCCTCGACGAGCCCAGCCTCGGGCTCGCCCCGCTCATCATGCGCTCCATCCGCGACCTGATCGTGCAGATCAACGGGCAGGGCACCGGGATCCTGCTCGTCGAGCAGAACGCGAACCTGGCGCTGTCGATCGCCAGCCACGGCTACATCATGGAGACCGGCAAGATCGTCATGGACAAGCCCGCAGCCGAGCTCCGCGAGGACGAGGATGTCAAGGAGTTCTACCTCGGGCTGCGCAAGGAGGGTGACGTCAAGTCGTTCCGGGACGTCAAGCACTACAAGCGTCGCAAGCGCTGGCTGTCGTGA
- a CDS encoding ABC transporter ATP-binding protein, which produces MRPLSEALTNTAVDLPEGRPVIEVSGLQLSFAGVRALDGVGFEVHQEELFAIIGPNGAGKTSIFNCISGVYHPQQGAISYLGQPLLGRKPDRVAAAGIARMFQNIELFENLTVLDNLMLGRHVHIGYGTAAAFAWLGKAKREEVEHRRVIEDVIDFLELEAYRKFPVGLLPYGIKKRVELGRALAMEPKLLLLDEPVAGMNVEETEDMARYILDIRMELDLAMILVEHDMGLVMDLADRVLVMDFGKSIALGTPDEVQSDPEVIRAYLGEDHATVEGGSS; this is translated from the coding sequence ATCCGACCGTTGAGCGAGGCGCTGACCAACACCGCGGTCGATCTGCCCGAGGGAAGGCCGGTGATCGAGGTCTCCGGCCTCCAGCTCTCCTTCGCCGGTGTCCGCGCGCTGGATGGGGTCGGCTTCGAGGTGCACCAGGAGGAGCTGTTCGCGATCATCGGCCCCAACGGTGCGGGCAAGACCTCCATCTTCAACTGTATCTCGGGCGTCTACCACCCCCAACAGGGAGCGATCAGCTACCTCGGCCAGCCGCTGCTGGGCCGCAAGCCCGACCGCGTCGCCGCGGCCGGCATCGCCCGGATGTTCCAGAACATCGAACTGTTCGAGAACCTGACCGTCCTGGACAACCTGATGCTGGGACGGCACGTCCACATCGGCTACGGCACCGCGGCCGCCTTCGCGTGGCTCGGGAAGGCGAAGCGCGAGGAGGTCGAGCACCGCCGTGTCATCGAGGACGTCATCGACTTCCTCGAGCTGGAGGCCTACCGCAAGTTCCCGGTCGGCCTGCTGCCGTACGGCATCAAGAAGCGGGTCGAGCTCGGGCGCGCGCTGGCCATGGAACCCAAGCTGCTGCTGCTCGACGAGCCGGTCGCGGGCATGAACGTCGAGGAGACCGAGGACATGGCTCGCTACATCCTCGACATCCGCATGGAGCTCGACCTCGCGATGATCCTGGTCGAGCACGACATGGGTCTGGTGATGGACCTCGCAGACCGCGTCCTGGTCATGGACTTCGGCAAGTCCATCGCCCTCGGCACCCCCGACGAGGTCCAGAGCGACCCGGAGGTCATCCGCGCCTACCTGGGGGAGGACCACGCCACCGTCGAAGGAGGATCGTCGTGA
- a CDS encoding AMP-binding protein: protein MTATANVEPTTTVASVPGRIREWARRTPDKVALREKRFGIWQDITWASYWDTVALVAHGLAALGVERGDRVAVHSENRPEWLYADVGTVAAGAITIGLYPTNPPVEVEYLLRDSGAKVLFAEDQEQVDKALAVRGNLPDLEHIVYFEPRGVREYDDPELLFWGDFLERARDHRDQHPDLIDLSLAQLEADDLVTLIYTSGTTGPPKGAMLTVANVEFAITKLVTEGGFFYPPANESDVTLSYLPLCHVAERISTEWYNAEAGTTVHFAESIDTVTTNLREVQPTLFFAVPRIWEKIHAGIQIRMAGASWLKRANFAFWMRVAEGIGDDMVANGGAHTPWSRIRYWVGYPFLYRALRDRIGLRKCRVAGSGAAPIAPEILKWFFGIGVPIYEIYGMTENAAVATSNRPGRVKLGTVGEAHPGIEVRLDEETGEIQTRHPAVFRGYWNKPDKTEEAFTEDGFLRTGDVGEWVDGTHLRIVDRMKDIIITAGGKNISPSEIENSLKTSPFVREAVVIGDRQPYLVALIGLELDTVGEWAQRKRIPYTTYRDLSEKPEVLRLVQGVVRDTNERFARVENVRKFRMITKELDHEDGELTATQKVKRAAIADMFGDLVEDMYGNRTLHAGGDLTDIHSPAISGAEAQAS from the coding sequence GTGACCGCCACCGCCAACGTCGAGCCAACGACCACCGTCGCGAGCGTCCCCGGCCGGATCCGGGAGTGGGCACGCCGGACGCCCGACAAGGTGGCACTGCGCGAGAAGCGCTTCGGGATCTGGCAGGACATCACGTGGGCGAGCTACTGGGACACGGTTGCCCTGGTGGCGCACGGACTCGCTGCGCTCGGCGTCGAGCGCGGTGATCGCGTGGCGGTCCACTCCGAGAACCGCCCTGAGTGGCTCTACGCCGACGTCGGCACGGTCGCGGCCGGCGCGATCACGATCGGGCTGTACCCGACAAACCCTCCGGTGGAGGTGGAGTACCTGCTGCGCGACTCCGGTGCGAAGGTGCTCTTCGCCGAGGACCAGGAGCAGGTCGACAAGGCGCTCGCGGTCAGGGGCAACCTGCCCGACCTCGAGCACATCGTCTACTTCGAACCTCGGGGCGTGCGTGAGTACGACGACCCGGAGCTGCTGTTCTGGGGGGACTTCCTCGAGCGCGCTCGTGATCACCGCGACCAGCACCCCGACCTCATCGACCTTTCGCTGGCCCAGCTCGAAGCCGATGACCTCGTCACGCTCATCTACACGTCGGGCACGACCGGCCCGCCCAAGGGCGCGATGCTGACGGTCGCCAACGTCGAGTTCGCCATCACCAAGCTGGTGACCGAGGGCGGCTTCTTCTACCCGCCGGCGAACGAATCCGACGTGACGTTGTCCTACCTGCCCCTGTGCCACGTGGCCGAGCGCATCTCGACCGAGTGGTACAACGCCGAAGCGGGAACGACCGTGCACTTCGCCGAGTCGATCGACACCGTCACGACCAACCTGCGTGAGGTCCAACCCACGCTGTTCTTCGCGGTCCCCCGCATCTGGGAGAAGATCCACGCCGGGATCCAGATCCGGATGGCCGGGGCGAGCTGGCTCAAGCGCGCCAACTTCGCCTTCTGGATGCGCGTGGCGGAGGGCATCGGCGACGACATGGTCGCCAACGGCGGGGCCCATACACCCTGGTCACGGATCCGCTACTGGGTCGGCTACCCGTTCCTGTACCGGGCGCTGCGCGACCGCATCGGACTGCGCAAGTGCCGTGTCGCCGGTTCCGGGGCCGCCCCGATCGCACCCGAGATCCTCAAGTGGTTCTTCGGCATCGGCGTGCCCATCTACGAGATCTACGGGATGACCGAGAACGCCGCCGTTGCCACCAGCAACCGACCAGGCCGGGTCAAGCTGGGCACCGTCGGCGAGGCGCATCCAGGCATCGAGGTGCGGCTCGACGAGGAGACGGGCGAGATCCAGACGCGACACCCCGCGGTCTTCAGGGGCTACTGGAACAAGCCAGACAAGACCGAGGAGGCGTTCACCGAGGACGGTTTCCTCCGGACGGGCGACGTGGGCGAGTGGGTGGACGGCACCCACCTGCGCATCGTGGACCGGATGAAGGACATCATCATCACGGCAGGCGGGAAGAACATCTCGCCGTCCGAGATCGAGAACAGCCTCAAGACGTCGCCGTTCGTCCGCGAGGCGGTCGTCATCGGTGATCGCCAGCCCTACCTGGTGGCCCTCATCGGCCTCGAGCTCGACACGGTCGGCGAGTGGGCGCAGCGCAAGCGGATCCCCTACACCACCTACCGTGACCTGTCGGAGAAGCCGGAGGTGCTGCGGCTCGTCCAGGGCGTCGTCCGCGACACCAACGAGCGGTTCGCGCGGGTCGAGAACGTGCGCAAGTTCCGCATGATCACCAAGGAGCTCGACCACGAGGACGGCGAGCTGACCGCCACGCAGAAGGTCAAGCGGGCGGCCATCGCGGACATGTTCGGCGATCTCGTCGAGGACATGTACGGCAACCGCACGCTCCACGCCGGGGGCGACCTGACCGACATCCACTCACCGGCGATCTCCGGCGCTGAGGCACAGGCGTCGTGA
- a CDS encoding branched-chain amino acid ABC transporter permease yields the protein MTEFLTSVIRGLGTGSIYTLLGLGFVIIFKSTQVVNFAQPSLMILGAYFTSYFAVTMDLPFALALPAAIIVSAFIGAAVERVALRPMVGEPVFAAAMVTIGVFFALQVVAADLIGLQPRQVGAPWGFGSSAIGGVVFLHRDLAVFVFAAVIVTALVLFFKYSRTGLAMRATAFDQETALAQGIKVGYVFGLSWAIAGGLAAVAGTFVGIGVGVEAGTSFLALKALPAIILGGLDSIPGAVIGGLVIGLAEALTKTYQPDLFPWAGANFDQAVPYIVMLIVLLVRPYGLFGTPEIERV from the coding sequence GTGACCGAGTTCCTGACCAGCGTCATCCGCGGCCTCGGAACGGGCTCGATCTACACCCTGCTCGGGCTCGGCTTCGTGATCATCTTCAAGAGCACCCAGGTCGTGAACTTCGCCCAGCCGTCGCTGATGATCCTGGGTGCCTACTTCACCAGCTACTTCGCGGTCACGATGGACCTGCCGTTCGCGCTCGCCCTGCCGGCGGCCATCATCGTGTCAGCGTTCATCGGGGCGGCCGTCGAGCGGGTGGCCCTGCGCCCGATGGTCGGCGAACCGGTGTTCGCGGCCGCGATGGTGACCATCGGGGTCTTCTTCGCCCTGCAGGTGGTGGCGGCCGACCTCATCGGGCTGCAACCGCGACAGGTCGGCGCACCATGGGGGTTCGGCTCTTCCGCGATCGGCGGCGTCGTGTTCCTCCACCGCGATCTGGCGGTGTTCGTCTTCGCCGCCGTGATCGTCACCGCCCTCGTCCTGTTCTTCAAGTACTCGCGCACCGGTCTCGCCATGCGCGCGACCGCGTTCGACCAGGAGACCGCGCTCGCCCAGGGCATCAAGGTCGGGTACGTGTTCGGGCTGTCGTGGGCGATCGCGGGCGGACTGGCGGCGGTCGCCGGGACGTTCGTGGGCATCGGGGTCGGCGTGGAGGCCGGCACCTCGTTCCTCGCGCTCAAGGCGCTCCCCGCCATCATCCTCGGTGGTCTCGATTCCATCCCCGGTGCGGTCATCGGCGGCCTCGTCATCGGGCTCGCCGAGGCGCTGACCAAGACCTACCAGCCCGACCTGTTCCCCTGGGCCGGGGCCAACTTCGACCAGGCCGTCCCCTACATCGTCATGCTGATCGTCCTGCTCGTCCGACCCTACGGGTTGTTCGGCACGCCCGAGATCGAGCGGGTCTGA
- a CDS encoding branched-chain amino acid ABC transporter permease, with translation MRGRPELFTSYASDQAALNTPTKRTATGIFLLLLAFAPAVLSTELESLVTWAFVAAIGSIGLNIVTGYAGQVSLGHAFFIGLGAYTAAVFGGEGSANIIGFDLDMWIWLPLAGLVPAIVGLLVGPVATRLRGLYLAIVTLGLVFIGEHFFRELRDVTGGPGVGRRAAPVEIGGFRFDRTGSVFGIELDGRVKLYLFCLLLLIVMAVLAKNLVRSKVGRAFAAVRDRDIAAEIMGVPLTRYKVIAFAISSFYAGIAGALLAVTAQAGFIVPESYNLILSVQYLAMILIGGIATISGSLLGAAFVILLPRLVQELPRFVPFIEGQSTGGFLTTFQVQAILFGVLIVVFLIAEPRGLYGLWVRARNYFRAWPFSY, from the coding sequence ATGCGCGGTCGCCCCGAGCTCTTCACCTCCTACGCGTCCGACCAGGCCGCGCTCAACACGCCCACCAAGCGCACGGCCACGGGCATCTTCCTGCTGCTGCTCGCGTTCGCGCCTGCCGTGCTCTCCACGGAGCTCGAATCCCTCGTCACCTGGGCGTTCGTCGCCGCGATCGGATCCATCGGGCTGAACATCGTGACCGGCTACGCCGGCCAGGTCTCGCTCGGCCACGCGTTCTTCATCGGGCTCGGGGCGTACACGGCGGCGGTGTTCGGGGGCGAAGGGAGCGCCAACATCATCGGCTTCGACCTCGACATGTGGATCTGGCTGCCGCTCGCGGGGCTGGTGCCTGCGATCGTGGGTCTGCTGGTCGGGCCGGTGGCGACGCGCCTGCGGGGCCTCTACCTCGCGATCGTCACGCTCGGCCTGGTGTTCATCGGCGAGCACTTCTTCCGCGAGCTGCGCGACGTCACCGGCGGTCCGGGGGTGGGGCGTCGCGCCGCCCCAGTCGAGATCGGCGGCTTCCGCTTCGACCGCACGGGCTCGGTGTTCGGGATCGAGCTCGACGGCCGCGTCAAGCTGTACCTGTTCTGCCTGCTGCTGTTGATCGTCATGGCGGTGCTGGCCAAGAACCTGGTCCGATCCAAGGTCGGGCGCGCGTTCGCCGCCGTCCGCGACCGCGACATCGCCGCCGAGATCATGGGCGTCCCGCTCACGCGGTACAAGGTCATCGCTTTCGCCATCTCGTCGTTCTACGCCGGCATCGCCGGGGCGCTGTTGGCGGTGACCGCGCAGGCCGGTTTCATCGTGCCGGAGAGCTACAACCTGATCCTGTCGGTGCAGTACCTCGCCATGATCCTCATCGGCGGCATCGCCACGATCTCTGGGTCGCTGCTCGGTGCGGCGTTCGTGATCCTCCTCCCCCGCCTCGTGCAGGAGCTGCCACGGTTCGTCCCGTTCATCGAAGGCCAGTCGACGGGCGGTTTCCTCACGACCTTCCAGGTCCAGGCGATCCTGTTCGGCGTCCTGATCGTCGTGTTCCTCATCGCCGAACCCCGTGGTCTGTACGGGCTGTGGGTCC